Proteins found in one Xenopus laevis strain J_2021 chromosome 1L, Xenopus_laevis_v10.1, whole genome shotgun sequence genomic segment:
- the nrl.L gene encoding neural retina-specific leucine zipper protein — MATQHRHTFTLQALMSCLPNADDGGSWKQWVSGKHPMQSTTSKEQQERLSPEAGTRCYWVSAPHETYFKCTKPTIQMALADLPSTPLALEYLNDFDLMKFEVKREPPEPRASRLAPPPSLGSTPCSSVPPSPTFSDQAESCPPRPSLEELYWMAALQQQMGGEGLPLTPEDAVEVLMGGGGAPTMQGMEGGYRPHPHSSHPVGYLLSPEDMNAQQHQLSPLSERFSDDQLVGMSVRELNRQLRGFSKEEALRLKQRRRTLKNRGYAQSCRYKRVQQRHVLETEKCQLSRQLQHLQQEVARITRERDGWRARYEKLLSATGGGAGSDVLGAGGNTGPGAELFL, encoded by the exons ATGGCAACTCAGCATCGTCATACTTTTACATTACAAGCCCTAATGTCCTGCTTGCCGAACGCTGATGATGGAG GCTCATGGAAACAATGGGTTTCTGGGAAGCATCCAATGCAGAGCACAACAAGCAAAGAGCAGCAAGAAAGATTGTCTCCTGAAGCAG GTACTCGCTGTTACTGGGTCAGTGCTCCACATGAGACTTACTTTAAGTGCACTAAGCCTACCATACAG ATGGCACTCGCTGATCTACCCAGCACTCCCTTGGCCCTTGAATACCTTAATGATTTTGATCTAATGAAGTTTGAGGTGAAGAGGGAACCACCTGAACCTCGGGCCTCACGTCTTGCTCCTCCTCCTTCTCTGGGTTCAACCCCATGCAGTTCTGTGCCACCCTCACCTACCTTCAGTGACCAAGCTGAGTCATGTCCACCCAGGCCTAGTCTGGAGGAACTGTATTGGATGGCAGCTTTACAGCAGCAGATGGGGGGCGAAGGACTACCACTGACACCAGAGGATGCTGTTGAGGTCCTAATGGGAGGTGGTGGAGCACCAACAATGCAGGGTATGGAAGGGGGTTACAGGCCACATCCCCACAGCTCCCACCCCGTTGGCTACCTGTTAAGCCCAGAAGACATGAATGCACAACAGCACCAG CTTTCGCCTTTGTCTGAGCGCTTTTCTGATGACCAGTTGGTTGGAATGTCTGTCCGGGAATTGAACCGGCAGCTTCGTGGGTTCAGTAAGGAGGAGGCCTTACGACTGAAGCAGCGCAGGCGCACCCTGAAGAACCGTGGATACGCCCAGTCATGCCGATACAAGAGAGTACAGCAGCGCCATGTCCTAGAGACAGAAAAATGTCAGCTCTCTCGCCAACTTCAACATCTTCAACAAGAGGTGGCCCGTATCACCCGAGAAAGGGACGGCTGGAGAGCTAGATATGAAAAACTGCTGAGTGCCACGGGAGGGGGGGCAGGGTCAGATGTACTAGGGGCAGGGGGAAACACAGGCCCAGGAGCTGAGCTCTTTCTGTGA